In the genome of Ureibacillus sp. FSL W7-1570, the window ATATTCATTCCTTTTGAAATGCCTGCTTCTGTTAAAACATTGGCAATTTCCTCTTCAGATAATTGTTTTGGCAAGAAACTTTGCAAAATTTCCAGTTTGCGGTTTTCCTTTTCGATTAAATCTTCACGGCCTGCTTGCTTTGCTCCTTCAAGGGCTTGATGGGTCTGTTTCACTTCACGATTGACAACCGCAATTTCTTCTTCATGGGAAAGTTCGGAACCTTTTTCTTTTTCCGCTTGATCCAAGGCGGATTTTAATAATGTAAGAACTCCTTTTGCAACAGCATCCTTTTCTTTCATCGCCTGTTTCAATTGTTCGAAAACGGCTTGTTTCATCATATGATCATTATTCTCCTTTCATGGGATTTTATGAATATTATTATAATAAATTTTCTTTTCGCCATGAATGAAAAAGTGCTATTTAATCCAGGATTCAAAACTGCAACAAACAAGGATGGATAGTAGAATGCGGCAGGAAAATCGTCGAACGCCGCCAGCATTTCCTCTGGTTTAAACAGATCTGTTTTTATTTGGATACCAAAAGCGAATTTTCCATTTTTAAATATAAAACTTCCTATCCCCTGTACAAATACGATCTTTAAAGCTATACTTAGAGCGACAAAATTAAAATCATGATTGAAACCACAGGGGGAGCTTTATGCTGAGAGTGAACAGCTTTTCGTTGTTCTGACCCTTCGAACCTGTAAGATAATGCTTGCGCAGGGATTGTGGGATTTTGGATATATGTTGAATGGCGGACGAGGAGTTCTCCATACATATTCTCCCCCTTGAGGTTTCCATTTTATGGAGGGGAGAATTTTTTTATGAAAAAAATTAAATTGCAGGCTCTCATTGAAGCGGCGTTTTTTGCGGCATTCGCTTTAATTTTGGATTTGCTGCCATCGATCCAATTGGGGCCCTGGATGTCGGTTTCCTGTGCCATGTTGCCAATCTTCATTTTAGCTTTCCGTTGGGGGTTCACTGTCAGCGTGATTTCCGGGTTTATTTGGGGGTTGTTGCAAGTGGTCACGGGGGATGCCTATATATTAAATATAGTGCAATTCTTAATCGAATATTTTGTCGCTTTTGCTTTCGTCGGTTTTGCCGGATTATTGTATAAACAGATACAAATCGCCTTTTTTGCAGAGAAGAGGAAAGCAAAAGGATTGATTTTGGCTGTATTGGCCGTCTTCCTGGGAAGTATCGCCCGGTATTTTTGGCATTTTCTTGCGGGTGTCGTTTTCTGGGCGGAATATGCGCCGGAAGGAATGTCCCCGGTGATCTATTCGTTGGTCGTAAATGGTGCAACGATGATTGGCGCGGCCATTTTCTGCTCGATTTTGATCGTGCTTCTCCTTTCAGCCGCACCCCGGTTGATTCAGCGAAAAGGATTTGACATTGAAACGAATAAAACAACCACATCCTAATAGGATGTTTCATTTTGCGATCGGGCTGTCTGAAAAACGGGTTAACCGCTTTTTTGGACAGTTTTTATTTTTTTATAAAAACTTCTTTCACTAAAATATTTTGATAAAAAATAACACTAGTGTCGCATAAAAAATATCAATAGACATAATAAATCTGAATTTTCTGTAACTATATTTTTCCATAAAAAAATCCTTTATAATGGTTTGGTGGTAGTAAACCTATCCAAATCCAATATAAAGGAATCACGATTATGGATAAGTTTACACGAAAAACATCATTTGAACAATGGTTTTCACCAATTAATTTCAACTTATTTGACGATATGGTGAAAGCCTATCATTTAGATTACTATACAAAGAAGCTTTATATGGCTTCATTTCTGAAATTACTGTTGTACGCTCAATTACATGAAACCGAGAGTTTGCGAGCTTTAAGTGACGCTGTTTTTTCTGAAGAATTACAACGTGCAACAGGTCTTCCATCGATTAGCTTTTCCCAATTAGGAAGACGAATCAATGCCATTCCAACGGTTTTCTTTCAATCGATTTTTCTTGATTTAGTGGCTCAAATTCATGAGAAAACACATTTTCAAAAGCGAAGAAAGCTGACAACGCCACTAAAAATCATTGATTCGAGTACGTTGCCACTGAATTTGACGAACCACAAATGGGCAGAGTTCCGAAAAACAAAATCGGGCGTGAAGCTTCACTTGCGTCTTGTATTCATGGAAAAAAGACTTTCTTATCCCGACAAGGCCGTACTGACAAACGCAATCGAACATGATCGTGGTCAATTAGAGGTATTCATTGATGATCAAGAATGCCTGTACGTGTTCGATCGTGGATACTTAGATTATGAGCGATTTGACCGTATGACGGATGATGGGTATTTCTTTGTTTCACGTTTACGAAAAAACGCTGTCGTCCGTGTGTTAGAACGATTTTCGTTACCTGAAGATTCGCCTGTATTCTCCGATGAAATGGTGGTTATTGGAACCACGCAAAATCGTTCTGAAAACGCGTTCCGTCTCATCAAATTGTTGGATACAAAAGGAAATGAACTTCATTTACTGACGAATCGTTTTGATATGGATGCAGATGAAATCGCTGAAATCTATAAGTCACGTTGGGCCATTGAACTCTTTTTCAAATGGATGAAACAACACTTGAATATCAAGAAGTTCTACGGCCACAGTGAACAAGCCGTACACAACCAAGTATACGTAGCGATGATTGTATACTGTTTAAATGTGTTAGCTCAGTTGAACACTAATAGTGACCGAAGTACGTTACAAATAAGTCGATATTTGAAAGCAGCTTTATGGAAATCTGCACACATTTGGTTACGGAAAATCGAAGGGATGAGCGTTCCTTAAAGGTTGATTTGTCGTTGTTGCACTCGTCTTAAGCTATAGGTAAAAAATGGATGTTTACTACCTTTATTTAGGTGTTTTCGTTTTTCGCTAATTTTCCAGAAAAATAAAATCTGAAATTTCAAAACTTATTTATGCGACGCTAGTGAAAAAATAATAAATAGATGCCGCTTTTTTCTTTTCCAAACCTAATTTTGCTCGATTAAACCCATAAACAAAGGATATTTAACCTTCAAAAATTTATCTTTAATATGAATTATCAAAATATTTATAGTTGATAAAATATTATTTTTATATATAATTTACTATATTAATATACAATATTTCCACTATTAAAACAGTTCTAACAGAAAGGGTTTTGCAACGATGAAAGATTTCTTCAGTAAATTATTAACGGGAATGAGTTTAGGGATTGTGGTTTGTTTGATCCCTAATGCTCTTGTCGGAGAAATATTAAAATTGATTATTCCACATGCAGGGCCCCTTGAAACGTTCTTGACCGCCGTTTTGAACGCCTCTGTACTTGTGATGAGCTTACTGCCGGTGATTATGGGGGTTCTGATCGGAATCCAATTCAAACTGAATCCGGTTCAAATGTGTTCCATCGGACTTGCAGCTTTTATCGGCAGCGGTGTAACGACAATGGATGAAAATGGGGTCATTACGATGGCGGGGATTGGAACGGTCATCAATATCGGGATTACGGCAGCCATTGCCACATTATTCGTAAAATTCTTAGATGTGAAATTGAAGGATTGGACATTGTTATTGATGCCGGCCCTTACCATTTTCATTCCCGGTTTAATCGGTTTGGCCATTTTGCCTTACGTTCGTGATGCAAGTTTGGCCATTGGGGAAGGCATTATCTACTTAACAAATTTACAACCTGTGTTCATGGGTATGTTAATCGCAATGGTGTTCTCCATTCTGATTCTCTCACCGATTTCAACGATCGGTGTTGCTACCGCCATTATGATTTCAGGGGTCGCAGCGGGAGCGGCAAACCTCGGTGTGGCGGCTTCAGGTGTCGGCATGTGCATTGCCGCCTATAAAGCGAATAATTTAGGGACTGCCATCGCCCATCTTGCATCAGCCAAAATTCAAATGCGCAATTTCTTCATGAAGCCGCGCATTGCCTATCCAATGATCATTACAGCCGCGATTCTCGGTGCTTTATCAGGGGTTCTTCAAATTGTGGGAACACCGTACAGCGCGGGATTTGGTCTCGCTGGATTCGTGGGACCATTGAAATATTTGGATCTGGTCGGCTGGAACTTTAAAAGCATTACCATTGCAACTGTGATGTTCATCGCATTGCCTGTCATTTTAAATCTCATTTTCATTAAAGTCTTTGAGAAAAAATTTAAATGGATCAAATCGGATGATTATCTCGTTTCATACGAACATTAACATGGGATGGCTAACCTATTATAATATAGGTTAGCCTTTTTTCGTTCATACGCCATTTTGGTGGGATGAAACTGTTATAAAACAGATAATTTCTGAATATTGTTTGATTTTTTATGAATATTGAAATAACTCTAGGATGATGTTTCACTTTCAAGTAAGATGGAACTAATGTGAAGGAGGTATTTAGGATGCAAGTTCGTACGATGAGACTTGAAGAAGAAGAAGCAAAAATTGTCTATCAAGAAACAGCCGGTTTGGCCATCATCACAATCCATCGCCCTCAATTGAAAAACGCGTTGACAGCCAATATGTGGGATCAACTAGCCAAAATCGCAAAACAATCCCTTGAAAATCCAAAAAACAAAGTATTGATCCTCCGTGGTTCCGGTGAGAATTTTACAGCCGGTTCAGATATAAAGGAATTCAATCGGATGTCGTTGGAAGAAGCGGAAGAAGCGTTTGTCAGAATGGAAAATACGATTTCGACAATCGAGAATTTACCGCTCCCGACCATCGGAGTGATCAACGGACCTGCCATGGGCGCCGGACTGGAGCTTGCATTGGCATGTGATATACGCATCGGTTCTGAAAAAGCGCGCATGGGCATTCCTGTCGGCAAACTGGGCATTACGTTGAATAATAAATTTGCCAAACGTCTTGTGGATTTGGTGGGCCCATCCACAACGAAAGACTTTGTTTTCACCGGCCGCACATTCAAAGCGGAAGAAGCTTATCGGGCGGGCATGTTGAACTATTTGGTGCCTGAAAAAGAATTGACGCGCTTTTCCATCCGCTTGGGAAAATTGGTGGCCAGCATGTCCCCTGCCTCACTGCTGGCAGTGAAAAATTCGGTAAAAGAGTGCATCGATTCCGCTCCGGTTCTTTGGCAAGGTTCGACGCCTTTTGTAGATCCGATCGATTTTCCTGAAGGCGTCCGCGCGTTTGTTGAAAAACGTTTGCCTCAATTTACAAGAAAAAGCTAAACAAAAAATGTGGTTGGCGATAAGTCAACCACATTTTACATTATGCCTTTCAAAAAGATGAGAATATGCATCGGTTCAAATTCAAAATGGCGTTGAAACTGGACGGAAATCTGTTTTTGTAACTGCTCCATTTTCTCGATCACATCATAATCAACCGGGGTTTTAATATGAAGGGATACATAAATCTTCGGCTGGAACTTCTTCATGGTGAATTGGACGGAATCCACTTTCGCAACCGCCGGATGGTTCGAAACGACATATTTGATCAAATCGAGATAAACATTCGGCGATATATCGATGGTTTGCCGGTGGAAATCCGGTTGGACAATGGTCGTTTCCCCCAACTTCACCCGATTTTTCGTAAATATATCAAATCCCTTTTGGATGATTCGTCTGAAAAAATTTTGTTCCACTTGCCGATATGGGATGGGCATCAAATGTTTCCCCTGGGTGAAACGGATAAATTGGGACAATTTGATTTCATTTTTTGAGCGGATATCGTCAATATAATAAAATTGTTGGATCGGGCCGAGTTCCAGCTGTTCCGCAATCTTTTTCGTCATTTTATCGCTTGTGCCGATGATCAATATGGATTGGATGTTCTGCTTTTTGATTGCTTCCATCACTTCTTTCCGATGGGCTTCATCCTGAAAAATCGCTCTCCGGACCGCCCGGATCGTGTTCTTTTCAAATTTCGCCGACGTGCCCGCAATTTTTTGCCCGTTTTTGATCAACAACCCATCGTCGATGATGGCTTCGATTTGATGATCATGGGCAAATTGCAAAGCGCTTGTACTCTTCCCTGACCCGCTCGGACCGCTTAAAGAATATACTTTCATTCTTTCAACTCCATCACTTCTTTTCTAGTATCATATACAAAAACTGGGTGGAAAGCAAAATCCTTTATTTTTACAACTTTGAAAGAATAAAAATATGTTAAAATATTTTTACGATTTGAATTCGTCAATCTTAAGGAGTGTTTATTTTGAATATTGTACCATCCAAGAAGATGTCATTATTCCAGCCAGCAATATTCGGCCAATTGAAAGAATATGCAAACAAGCAACAAGCAAAAGGTACGAAAATCATTGATTTAAGTCTCGGAAGTCCTGACCTTCCACCCCATGAAATGATAAGAAATCATTTGGCGGAGAAAAGCAAACATCCAAATGCCTATGGATATACATTGACAGGGACAAAGGAATTCAATGAAGCGGTGGCCCGTTACTACAAGCGGGTAAACAAAGTGGAACTCGATGCCGATACGGAAGTGCTGCTGACGATGGGTTCCCAGGAAGGATTGGTGCATCTGCCAATCGCCTTTTGTGATCCCGGTGACATTATCCTTACGACCAATCCCGCCTATGTCGCTTATATGGCAGGCATCCATTTGGCAGGGGCGGAAGCATATTACATACCGTTAAATAAGGAGAGAGGTTTCCTTCCGGATTTGTCGGCCATTCCTGAAGAAGTGGCAACCAAAGCGAAATTGATGATTTTGAATCTTCCCGGCAATCCGGTTCCAGCCATGCCATCGATTGAATATTTCACAGAAGTGGTTGAATTCGCAAAAAAACATAATATCATCGTCCTGCATGATGCCGCCTACTCGGAATTTTACTTTTCCGGCGATGGTCCGGTCAGTTTCTTAAACGCCCCTGGTGCAAAAGAAGTTGGAATGGAAATCAATTCTTTATCCAAAAGTTTCAGTTTGGCTGGCGCCCGGGTGGCTTACATCGTCGGAAACAGTGAAATGATCCAAATTTTAAAGCAGCTGAAATCCAATTTGGACTACGGCATTTTTGAACCGATTCAGTCCGCCGCAGCCCTTGCCTTGGATCATTCAGAAATCATTACCGACCATTTGCGGAAAACTTTTTCGGAAAGACATCATGTTCTTACAAAAGGGCTTGAAAAAATCGGTTGGGAATATGCCCCATCGGACGGAGGCATGTTTGTGTGGGCAAAATATCCATTTGACATCGACAGTGTTTCTTTCGCCTTTAAAGCCATTGAACAGGCGGGTGTCGTGATGGTGCCAGGCACTTCCTTCGGTTCTGAAGGGGAAGGCTTTGTCCGCATTGCCCTTGTCCAAGAAAAGGAACTGTTGGAGGAAGCAATCGGGCGATTGAAAAAGTTGAACATCTAAAGGGTCGGTTCTGAATCGGCTATCATCCAATCAAAATTGGATGATAGCTTTTTCATTTGCCGGAATCCTGTCAATCTGCCATTGGATTTGCTTTATTTGCCGATATAAAGAAAAAAAATCGGCCGAAATTTCAGCCGATTCAATCCACTTTATATTTGTAAGAATCATCTTCTTCATAGCGGTTATAACGCTTTTTGAACAATTCAAATAAGTAAGACACCAACACTTTTAAGATCGCATAACCCGGAATCCCCAGAACCACACCGGCAACGCCGAACAAAGAACCCGCCGTCAACAATACAAAAATGATGGTGATGGGATGGATTTTTAAGGATGAGCCCATAATATTAGGCGTAATGAGTTTTCCTTCAATGAGCTGGACAATCGTCCAAACGATAATCAGTTTCAACACCATGAATGGAGAATTCACCAGTGCAATGATGATGGCCGGTGTGATGGCAATGGCTGGACCCAAATATGGAACAACGCTCGTGATCATCGCCAAGAAACCTAACAGGAAGGCGTAATCCAATCCGATGATGAGAAAGCCGATCGTCATCATGATCCCGATGCAAAATGAAACTAAAATTTGACCTAATATGTAATGGCTGATTTGGTGGTCCATTGCCTTCATTACCTTGGCCGCATCATTGCGCGCGCGCGGCGGAAGGATATTCAATATAAATTTTGGAAGTTTTTCCCCTTCATATAACAGGTAAAACAAAATGAAAGGAACGGTCACCAGCGATAAAATGAAGCCTGTCACCGCGGAAACGAATCCCGTAATCCCGCTGGCGAGAGTCGATGCCAGATTCGTAAGGGTTTCTCTTACGGTTGTAATTAAATTGTCCGTCACATCCGTCAATACCCGGTCGTAATTGATGTTATATTTTGAAAATAAATCGCTGACGCCGGAATTATTTAAAAATGTGACAACCCCTTCGACAGCCGCTTTGAAGTAAACGGGAAATTCATAAACCAAATTGGTGAATTGCTCGCGCAAAAACGGAAATACAAGCAACACCAGCAAAGTGATGGCTCCAATCGCCAAGAGAAAAATCAAAAAGATGGACCAAATTCGCGGAATCCATCGTTCCAAAAATTTTAATATTGGTCTGAACAAGTAATATAAAATGACCGCAAGTACACCGGGCAATATGACAACTTCGAATAAAACCTGAAATGGATAGAAAATAAAGGAAATCTTATCAAAAATATAGATAACGAGCCCCAATAACAAAAGTACAATCAGTGTGAATAATAAATTTTTGCCTCCGAGAAAACGGATAAACTTTGTTGAAAAAAATTTCGATTCCTTTGATCGATTAACTTCACTTTCCAATTCTTTCTCTCTTTCCAAAAAATCACCTCATCATTTTTCGACAAAATCATTTTATCACGAAAAATAATTGGAAGAAAACTTTTCTATCCACCAATTCCTAAAAATTCGTGCAATTCTTTCTTGTTCGCTTCCAAATCAATTTCAATGACTGATCCCGCATGCTGGTAAGAGTTGAACCAATAAGTTCCTTCCACCGGTATGGTCATTTTTTCGATGGAAGGTTTTCCGCCTGCCAATACGGACAGCACCGTTTTAAACTCTTCCCCTGAAGTCATATCCGTAAGAACGTAGCCTTGTGCGGCACCGATAAATTTCGGCAGGTTTTTAATATTTGCCGGTTTCATAACTTCCTCTTTCAACACTTCAATGACTTTTTGCTGCCGTTCGACACGGCCGAAATCCCCTTGGGCATCATGACGGAATCGGGCATAGCCAAGGAGCTCTTTGCCGTTTAACCGTTGCACGCCTTTTTTCAGGCTCACCCCGATATAAGCGGACATGTCTTTCTCCACATCAATTTCGACACCATTCGGGGCAATGATGTCTATGAGCGATTCAAAGCTTTGGAAGTCCATCACCATATAATGATGGATCGGAATATCGAACATTTCGTTCAATGTTTGCTTCAATAATTGAACGCCGCCCAAATAGTAGGCAGTATTCAACTTCCAAGAATCATAGCCGGGGATTTCCGTATAAATATCCCTCATAAAGGATACGAGCTTCATATCATTCGTATCTTTATTCCAAGAAAGGACCATCATCGTATCAGAACGGGATTTTTCCTCTCCCCTGCTGTCCACGCCGATGATTAAATAGTTCACAATGTTTCCTGTTTGTTCATCAGGGAGAAAATCCATTTTTTCCTTTTCTGCATCTCCCGCAAGTTCCAATCCGATCCGATATTGATGGATCGAATAGGCGCTGACCCCAATAATGATCAGCAATAAAATCAAAACAATGAATCTTCCTATTCTAAACCGTTTTTTCTTATAGCGTTTTTCACTCCGGCTTCGAATTTGATTATCTTCCATGCTTATTTCCCCTTATTCTTTTGGACTTCATCATAATAGAACGTTGAAAGATTGGGACAAGTTCACTTCTATCAATCATTATACTATGCTCCCATAGGAAATGCTTTTCCTGCATATGAAAGTTCCAGTTTTTGTTGTTATAATGATATCTTGTAGCAATGCATTGGATTTTAAGCAAAAGGAAGTGAAAAAATGGAAAAAGCTACATTTGCCGGCGGCTGTTTCTGGTGCATGGTGAAGCCTTTTGTGGAATGGGACGGAATTGAGAAAGTCACTTCCGGTTATATGGGAGGCCACGTTGAAAATCCTACATATGAACAGGTGAAATCCGGAACGACCGGCCATTTGGAAGTGGTGCAGATCGAATTTGATCCGGCTGTTTTCCCATACGAAAAACTGCTTGAAATCTATTGGATGCAAATCGATCCAACAGATGATGGCGGCCAGTTCCATGATCG includes:
- a CDS encoding GatB/YqeY domain-containing protein, whose product is MMKQAVFEQLKQAMKEKDAVAKGVLTLLKSALDQAEKEKGSELSHEEEIAVVNREVKQTHQALEGAKQAGREDLIEKENRKLEILQSFLPKQLSEEEIANVLTEAGISKGMNMGEAMKIAKPLLAGKADGATIAKVVKSLI
- the thiT gene encoding energy-coupled thiamine transporter ThiT gives rise to the protein MKKIKLQALIEAAFFAAFALILDLLPSIQLGPWMSVSCAMLPIFILAFRWGFTVSVISGFIWGLLQVVTGDAYILNIVQFLIEYFVAFAFVGFAGLLYKQIQIAFFAEKRKAKGLILAVLAVFLGSIARYFWHFLAGVVFWAEYAPEGMSPVIYSLVVNGATMIGAAIFCSILIVLLLSAAPRLIQRKGFDIETNKTTTS
- a CDS encoding IS4 family transposase, whose translation is MDKFTRKTSFEQWFSPINFNLFDDMVKAYHLDYYTKKLYMASFLKLLLYAQLHETESLRALSDAVFSEELQRATGLPSISFSQLGRRINAIPTVFFQSIFLDLVAQIHEKTHFQKRRKLTTPLKIIDSSTLPLNLTNHKWAEFRKTKSGVKLHLRLVFMEKRLSYPDKAVLTNAIEHDRGQLEVFIDDQECLYVFDRGYLDYERFDRMTDDGYFFVSRLRKNAVVRVLERFSLPEDSPVFSDEMVVIGTTQNRSENAFRLIKLLDTKGNELHLLTNRFDMDADEIAEIYKSRWAIELFFKWMKQHLNIKKFYGHSEQAVHNQVYVAMIVYCLNVLAQLNTNSDRSTLQISRYLKAALWKSAHIWLRKIEGMSVP
- a CDS encoding PTS sugar transporter subunit IIC, coding for MKDFFSKLLTGMSLGIVVCLIPNALVGEILKLIIPHAGPLETFLTAVLNASVLVMSLLPVIMGVLIGIQFKLNPVQMCSIGLAAFIGSGVTTMDENGVITMAGIGTVINIGITAAIATLFVKFLDVKLKDWTLLLMPALTIFIPGLIGLAILPYVRDASLAIGEGIIYLTNLQPVFMGMLIAMVFSILILSPISTIGVATAIMISGVAAGAANLGVAASGVGMCIAAYKANNLGTAIAHLASAKIQMRNFFMKPRIAYPMIITAAILGALSGVLQIVGTPYSAGFGLAGFVGPLKYLDLVGWNFKSITIATVMFIALPVILNLIFIKVFEKKFKWIKSDDYLVSYEH
- a CDS encoding enoyl-CoA hydratase-related protein, whose product is MQVRTMRLEEEEAKIVYQETAGLAIITIHRPQLKNALTANMWDQLAKIAKQSLENPKNKVLILRGSGENFTAGSDIKEFNRMSLEEAEEAFVRMENTISTIENLPLPTIGVINGPAMGAGLELALACDIRIGSEKARMGIPVGKLGITLNNKFAKRLVDLVGPSTTKDFVFTGRTFKAEEAYRAGMLNYLVPEKELTRFSIRLGKLVASMSPASLLAVKNSVKECIDSAPVLWQGSTPFVDPIDFPEGVRAFVEKRLPQFTRKS
- a CDS encoding aminotransferase class I/II-fold pyridoxal phosphate-dependent enzyme, with the translated sequence MSLFQPAIFGQLKEYANKQQAKGTKIIDLSLGSPDLPPHEMIRNHLAEKSKHPNAYGYTLTGTKEFNEAVARYYKRVNKVELDADTEVLLTMGSQEGLVHLPIAFCDPGDIILTTNPAYVAYMAGIHLAGAEAYYIPLNKERGFLPDLSAIPEEVATKAKLMILNLPGNPVPAMPSIEYFTEVVEFAKKHNIIVLHDAAYSEFYFSGDGPVSFLNAPGAKEVGMEINSLSKSFSLAGARVAYIVGNSEMIQILKQLKSNLDYGIFEPIQSAAALALDHSEIITDHLRKTFSERHHVLTKGLEKIGWEYAPSDGGMFVWAKYPFDIDSVSFAFKAIEQAGVVMVPGTSFGSEGEGFVRIALVQEKELLEEAIGRLKKLNI
- a CDS encoding AI-2E family transporter, with product MEREKELESEVNRSKESKFFSTKFIRFLGGKNLLFTLIVLLLLGLVIYIFDKISFIFYPFQVLFEVVILPGVLAVILYYLFRPILKFLERWIPRIWSIFLIFLLAIGAITLLVLLVFPFLREQFTNLVYEFPVYFKAAVEGVVTFLNNSGVSDLFSKYNINYDRVLTDVTDNLITTVRETLTNLASTLASGITGFVSAVTGFILSLVTVPFILFYLLYEGEKLPKFILNILPPRARNDAAKVMKAMDHQISHYILGQILVSFCIGIMMTIGFLIIGLDYAFLLGFLAMITSVVPYLGPAIAITPAIIIALVNSPFMVLKLIIVWTIVQLIEGKLITPNIMGSSLKIHPITIIFVLLTAGSLFGVAGVVLGIPGYAILKVLVSYLFELFKKRYNRYEEDDSYKYKVD
- a CDS encoding LCP family protein — translated: MEDNQIRSRSEKRYKKKRFRIGRFIVLILLLIIIGVSAYSIHQYRIGLELAGDAEKEKMDFLPDEQTGNIVNYLIIGVDSRGEEKSRSDTMMVLSWNKDTNDMKLVSFMRDIYTEIPGYDSWKLNTAYYLGGVQLLKQTLNEMFDIPIHHYMVMDFQSFESLIDIIAPNGVEIDVEKDMSAYIGVSLKKGVQRLNGKELLGYARFRHDAQGDFGRVERQQKVIEVLKEEVMKPANIKNLPKFIGAAQGYVLTDMTSGEEFKTVLSVLAGGKPSIEKMTIPVEGTYWFNSYQHAGSVIEIDLEANKKELHEFLGIGG
- the msrA gene encoding peptide-methionine (S)-S-oxide reductase MsrA, with the protein product MEKATFAGGCFWCMVKPFVEWDGIEKVTSGYMGGHVENPTYEQVKSGTTGHLEVVQIEFDPAVFPYEKLLEIYWMQIDPTDDGGQFHDRGENYKTAIFYHTEEQRILAEKSKKQLEESGRFKKPIVTEIRPAAPFYEAEDYHQDYYKKNPTHYEEDRRKSGRDDFIRKHWNG